A stretch of the Rhizomicrobium sp. genome encodes the following:
- the phbB gene encoding acetoacetyl-CoA reductase has product MARVALVTGGTRGIGAAISVGLKNCGYSVAANYCGNDAAAEKFKAETGIPVFKWDVGSAAACAAGLKEVEAALGPVDILVNNAGVTKDAMLHKMTAEQWDDVIRIDLGSMFYMTRPLIDGMRERNFGRIVNISSINGQKGQMGQTNYSAAKAGIIGFTKALAQETAKKGITVNVICPGYIDTEMVQAVPPKVLEGIISTIPVGRLGKAEEIAKMTCFLASDDAAFITGATMTVNGAQYIAG; this is encoded by the coding sequence ATGGCACGGGTGGCATTGGTGACGGGAGGGACGCGCGGCATCGGCGCGGCGATTTCCGTCGGCCTGAAGAATTGCGGCTACAGCGTCGCGGCGAATTATTGCGGCAACGACGCCGCGGCCGAGAAATTCAAGGCCGAGACGGGAATCCCGGTGTTCAAATGGGATGTCGGCAGCGCCGCCGCCTGCGCCGCCGGCCTCAAGGAGGTCGAGGCGGCGCTCGGCCCGGTCGACATCCTCGTGAACAATGCCGGCGTCACCAAGGATGCCATGCTGCACAAGATGACCGCCGAGCAGTGGGACGACGTGATCCGCATCGATCTCGGCTCGATGTTCTACATGACGCGGCCGCTGATCGACGGCATGCGCGAGCGCAATTTTGGCCGCATCGTCAACATCTCCTCGATCAACGGCCAGAAGGGCCAGATGGGCCAGACCAACTATTCCGCCGCCAAGGCCGGGATCATCGGCTTCACCAAGGCGCTGGCGCAGGAGACTGCGAAGAAGGGCATCACGGTCAACGTGATCTGCCCCGGCTACATCGACACCGAGATGGTCCAGGCGGTGCCGCCCAAGGTGCTCGAAGGCATCATCTCGACCATCCCGGTCGGCCGGCTCGGCAAGGCCGAGGAGATCGCCAAGATGACCTGCTTCCTCGCGTCCGACGACGCCGCCTTCATCACCGGCGCCACCATGACGGTGAACGGCGCGCAGTATATTGCGGGCTGA
- the ccmA gene encoding heme ABC exporter ATP-binding protein CcmA — MSTVASLGVERLTCIRGQRVLFRDLSFRVAGGQILSLEGPNGAGKTSLLRLLAGFLVPAAGRIALTAGAATIDDAEERGRLIGWLGHHDAAKPQLTPLEVLAFFAGLYRSDAKIADALAAVGLAAVASLPCQYLSAGQKKRLALARLKISNRPVWLLDEPLASLDAGGKRLAAEFLDAHALFGGIAIAATHEPLGIACERLVLGAPA; from the coding sequence TTGAGCACGGTTGCCAGCCTCGGCGTCGAACGTCTCACCTGCATCCGCGGGCAGCGCGTCCTGTTCCGCGATCTGAGCTTTCGCGTCGCCGGCGGACAGATACTGTCGCTTGAAGGTCCCAACGGTGCCGGCAAGACCTCGCTGCTGCGCCTGCTTGCGGGCTTCCTGGTCCCCGCCGCCGGCAGGATCGCGCTGACTGCGGGCGCCGCGACGATCGACGATGCCGAGGAGCGTGGCCGTCTGATCGGCTGGCTCGGCCATCACGACGCCGCCAAGCCGCAGCTGACGCCGCTCGAGGTCCTGGCGTTTTTTGCCGGTCTCTATCGCAGCGACGCGAAGATCGCCGACGCCCTCGCCGCGGTCGGTCTCGCGGCGGTGGCAAGCTTGCCTTGCCAATACCTGTCCGCCGGACAGAAGAAGCGCCTCGCGCTGGCGCGGCTGAAGATCTCCAATCGTCCCGTCTGGCTGCTCGACGAGCCGCTCGCGTCGCTCGATGCCGGCGGCAAGCGGCTCGCCGCCGAGTTTCTCGACGCCCATGCCCTGTTCGGCGGCATCGCCATCGCGGCGACGCACGAGCCGCTGGGGATCGCGTGCGAGCGGCTGGTGCTGGGGGCGCCGGCATGA
- the ccmB gene encoding heme exporter protein CcmB, whose translation MIPLFLRDIRLASRAGGSAALALAFFAAVATLVPLGVGADLRLLARIAAGVLWVAAVLAALLSLDRLFQADFDDGSLDLLALSPLSLESIAAAKIAAHWLTTGLPLTLLSPLLGLMFGLPPRAIAVLGLSLLVGTPSVSALGAIGAALTLAVRRGGLILPLLVLPLLSPAVIFGAGAVQAVLDGLSNGALLFLAAFSVAATLLSPFAAAAAVRLNLAG comes from the coding sequence ATGATCCCTCTCTTTCTCCGCGACATCCGCCTTGCGAGCCGTGCCGGCGGCAGCGCGGCGCTGGCGCTCGCCTTCTTCGCCGCCGTCGCGACGCTGGTGCCGCTCGGTGTCGGCGCCGACCTGCGGCTCCTTGCGCGCATCGCGGCCGGTGTGCTCTGGGTCGCTGCCGTCCTGGCCGCCTTGCTCTCGCTCGACCGGCTGTTCCAGGCCGATTTCGACGACGGCAGCCTCGACCTCCTCGCCCTCTCGCCGCTTTCGCTGGAAAGCATCGCCGCGGCGAAGATCGCGGCACACTGGCTGACCACCGGCCTGCCGCTCACCTTGCTGTCGCCGCTGCTCGGGCTGATGTTCGGCTTGCCGCCCCGCGCCATCGCCGTCCTCGGGCTGTCGCTGCTGGTCGGCACGCCGTCGGTGAGCGCGCTGGGCGCGATCGGCGCGGCGCTCACCCTCGCGGTTCGCCGCGGCGGGCTGATCCTGCCGCTGCTCGTGCTGCCGCTGCTCAGCCCCGCGGTGATCTTCGGCGCCGGTGCGGTGCAGGCGGTCCTCGACGGCCTGTCGAACGGCGCGCTGCTCTTTCTTGCCGCGTTCTCGGTCGCCGCGACGCTGCTTTCGCCCTTCGCGGCCGCCGCCGCCGTGCGGCTCAACCTCGCAGGATAA
- the ccmC gene encoding heme ABC transporter permease CcmC has product MASLFAYANPKRFMDLSAAVLPWLVAATVAALFAGLVLGFASPPDYQQGDTVKLMYLHVPAAWTAMMAYGLLALASLFSLVWRHPLADVAAKAAAPLGATFTLLGLVTGSLWGRPMWGAWWVWDARLTSFLLLLFLYLGYMALWNAIEDEVRAARAAAILALVGAVNLPVIEFSVNWHTLHQGESIFRAGGPTIASVFLWPLFVSMAGYTLLFFTLWTIRIRTEILERRIRSLLLGGAAA; this is encoded by the coding sequence ATGGCCAGCCTGTTCGCCTATGCCAATCCGAAGCGCTTCATGGACCTCAGCGCGGCCGTGCTGCCCTGGCTCGTCGCGGCGACGGTTGCCGCGCTTTTCGCGGGGCTCGTTCTGGGCTTCGCGAGCCCGCCCGATTATCAGCAGGGCGACACCGTCAAGCTGATGTATCTCCATGTCCCGGCGGCCTGGACCGCGATGATGGCCTATGGCCTGCTGGCCCTGGCGTCGCTTTTCAGCCTGGTCTGGCGCCATCCGCTGGCCGATGTCGCCGCGAAGGCGGCGGCGCCGCTGGGCGCGACGTTCACGCTGCTGGGCCTCGTCACCGGTTCGCTCTGGGGCCGCCCGATGTGGGGTGCCTGGTGGGTCTGGGACGCGCGGCTGACCTCGTTCCTGCTGCTGCTGTTCCTCTATCTCGGTTACATGGCGCTGTGGAACGCGATCGAGGACGAGGTCCGTGCCGCCCGTGCCGCCGCGATCCTCGCGCTGGTCGGCGCGGTGAACCTGCCGGTCATCGAGTTCTCGGTGAACTGGCACACGCTGCACCAGGGCGAGAGCATCTTCCGCGCCGGCGGCCCGACGATCGCGAGCGTCTTCCTCTGGCCGCTCTTCGTCAGCATGGCGGGCTACACCCTGCTGTTCTTCACGCTGTGGACCATCCGTATACGGACCGAGATCCTCGAGCGGCGGATCCGTTCGCTCCTGCTGGGTGGAGCGGCGGCATGA
- the ccmD gene encoding heme exporter protein CcmD: protein MSGFLAMGGYGAYVWPAYGVSVLLLGAAVATTVRAYARARAQLAALEKS, encoded by the coding sequence ATGAGCGGCTTCCTCGCGATGGGCGGTTACGGCGCCTATGTCTGGCCGGCCTATGGCGTCTCGGTTCTGCTGCTCGGCGCCGCGGTCGCCACGACGGTGCGCGCCTATGCCCGGGCCAGGGCACAACTCGCGGCGCTCGAAAAGTCGTGA
- a CDS encoding DsbE family thiol:disulfide interchange protein yields MKRLFYILPVLAFLGLAWFLHASLRPPAAAAMQSALVGKPVPALALPPLDAHTLGFGRSDLAAKGRVTIVNVFASWCIPCREEAPQLAQLARARGVRLIGIAYKDTPQAARAFLDEYGDPYERIGLDAAGAAGIEWGISGVPESFVVDSHGVVRGRFGPLTPDGLILDVLPAIAAAH; encoded by the coding sequence GTGAAGCGCCTCTTCTACATCCTTCCCGTGCTCGCGTTCCTCGGGCTCGCCTGGTTCCTGCACGCCAGCCTGCGCCCGCCGGCGGCTGCGGCGATGCAATCGGCGCTGGTCGGCAAGCCCGTGCCTGCGCTGGCCCTGCCGCCCCTGGATGCGCACACGCTGGGTTTCGGCCGGTCCGATCTCGCCGCGAAGGGCCGGGTCACGATCGTCAACGTCTTCGCCTCCTGGTGCATCCCCTGCCGTGAGGAGGCGCCGCAGCTCGCCCAGCTGGCCCGCGCCCGCGGCGTGCGCCTGATCGGCATCGCCTACAAGGACACGCCGCAGGCGGCCCGCGCCTTCCTCGATGAATATGGCGATCCCTATGAGCGGATCGGTCTCGACGCCGCCGGCGCCGCGGGCATCGAGTGGGGCATCTCGGGCGTGCCGGAATCCTTCGTCGTCGACTCCCATGGCGTGGTGCGCGGCCGGTTCGGGCCGCTCACGCCCGACGGCCTCATACTCGACGTGCTGCCCGCCATCGCGGCGGCACACTGA
- a CDS encoding MarR family transcriptional regulator translates to MTKAQRKTNGSFALSESPSHLLKRCSQFFGDLYAHEVGSSELTKQQFTLLAALEHNEGASQTALVEITGIDRSTLAEMVRRMLEKGLLSRERTEEDQRANSVAISPSGRKALRAARTASDRAEKALLDPLPPAERQRLVKLLSTVAAAAESFAVDGHAAPKGRTKRRRA, encoded by the coding sequence ATGACGAAGGCTCAGCGCAAGACGAATGGGAGCTTCGCCCTGTCGGAGTCACCATCGCATCTCCTCAAGCGCTGCTCCCAGTTCTTCGGCGACCTCTATGCGCATGAAGTCGGCTCGAGCGAACTGACCAAGCAGCAGTTCACGCTTCTCGCCGCGCTCGAGCACAATGAAGGCGCGAGCCAGACCGCGCTGGTCGAGATCACGGGCATCGACCGTTCGACGCTTGCCGAGATGGTGCGGCGGATGCTCGAGAAGGGCCTGCTGTCGCGCGAGCGCACCGAAGAGGACCAGCGCGCGAACTCCGTCGCCATTTCCCCGAGCGGTCGCAAGGCATTGCGCGCGGCACGCACGGCGTCGGACCGGGCGGAGAAGGCCCTGCTCGATCCCCTGCCGCCGGCCGAGCGGCAACGGCTGGTCAAGCTGCTGAGCACGGTGGCGGCGGCAGCCGAATCCTTTGCCGTTGACGGCCATGCCGCGCCCAAGGGGCGCACCAAGCGCCGGCGGGCCTAA
- a CDS encoding NUDIX hydrolase — protein MSDSTRGIPPPPNARFVRRVPDGDTTERYVCGDCGHIYYSNPKIVVGAVVARGARVLLCRRAIEPRKGFWTLPAGYLEEHETPEDGARREAKEEALCDIVLQGLLAIYSIPGISQVQLMYRARLDTDQFGAGAESLDVALFDWDDIPWTEIAFPSVHWALNHWREVREVSNFAPFSNPPGETGRFPQP, from the coding sequence ATGAGCGACAGCACGCGAGGCATTCCGCCGCCGCCGAACGCGCGCTTCGTGCGGCGTGTACCGGACGGAGACACAACAGAGCGCTATGTCTGCGGCGATTGCGGCCATATTTATTACAGCAATCCGAAAATTGTCGTGGGCGCGGTCGTTGCGCGGGGCGCGCGCGTGCTGCTGTGCCGCCGTGCGATAGAGCCGCGCAAGGGCTTCTGGACATTGCCCGCCGGCTATCTCGAAGAGCACGAGACGCCGGAAGACGGCGCCCGCCGCGAAGCGAAAGAGGAAGCGCTCTGCGACATTGTTTTGCAGGGCCTGCTTGCGATCTATTCAATCCCGGGGATCAGCCAGGTGCAACTGATGTATCGCGCCCGTCTTGATACGGATCAATTCGGCGCGGGCGCGGAAAGCCTCGACGTCGCCCTCTTCGACTGGGACGATATTCCGTGGACGGAGATTGCTTTCCCCAGCGTGCACTGGGCGCTGAACCACTGGCGGGAAGTCAGAGAGGTGAGCAATTTTGCACCTTTTTCGAACCCGCCGGGCGAGACAGGACGTTTTCCACAACCGTGA
- a CDS encoding septation protein A has product MSVQLRRLALDLGPLVAFFIVFQFFGIYVATATFMVLVLASLAAGYAMERRLSPIAIFTAVIVLVFGGLTLYLKNDLFVKIKPTVIYTTFCAVLLGGLAFNRLFIKYALSFEFELPESAWRTLTWRWGLFFAVQAVLNEIVWRNFSLSHWVTYKSWLVIPMTVIFAALQTPLLLKHMPQDTSD; this is encoded by the coding sequence ATGAGCGTTCAATTGCGGCGGCTGGCACTGGATCTGGGGCCGCTCGTCGCCTTCTTCATCGTGTTCCAGTTCTTCGGCATCTACGTCGCGACCGCGACGTTCATGGTGCTGGTGCTCGCGTCGCTCGCCGCCGGCTATGCGATGGAGCGGCGGCTGTCGCCGATCGCGATCTTCACCGCGGTCATCGTGCTGGTCTTCGGCGGCCTGACGCTCTACCTGAAGAACGACCTGTTCGTGAAGATCAAGCCGACGGTGATCTACACGACGTTCTGTGCCGTTTTGCTCGGGGGCCTGGCCTTCAACCGGCTGTTCATCAAATACGCGCTGTCCTTCGAGTTCGAGCTGCCGGAAAGCGCTTGGCGGACGCTGACCTGGCGCTGGGGACTTTTCTTTGCGGTCCAGGCGGTGCTGAACGAGATCGTCTGGCGCAACTTCTCGCTGTCGCACTGGGTGACCTACAAGAGCTGGCTGGTGATCCCGATGACGGTGATCTTCGCCGCGCTGCAAACGCCGCTTCTGCTCAAGCACATGCCGCAGGACACGTCAGACTGA
- the ftsY gene encoding signal recognition particle-docking protein FtsY, which yields MRDFGEAPPPPTFFERLKAGLSRSTAGLTDNLAGVLTKRKLDAVSIGELEDALIKGDLGPALASRLAKAVSDKGFGADVSDHDIRETLRGELLKVLQPIEKPLHVTDDHKPFVILVAGVNGGGKTTTIGKLAKRFAANGAKVMLAAGDTFRAAAIEQLAVWGQRTGAQVVAKTTGADAAGLAFEALEKAKADGTDVLLIDTAGRLQNKTGLMAELEKIVRVIRKLDPSAPHATLLVLDATTGQNAIGQVEAFKGVVPLTGLIMTKLDGTAKGGILAALALKFGLPVHYIGVGEGVDDLQPFNAANFAKALTGAR from the coding sequence ATGAGGGATTTCGGTGAAGCGCCGCCGCCGCCGACCTTCTTCGAGCGGCTGAAGGCCGGCCTGTCGCGCTCGACGGCCGGTCTGACCGACAACCTCGCGGGCGTCCTGACCAAGCGCAAGCTGGATGCGGTCAGCATCGGCGAGCTGGAGGACGCCCTGATCAAGGGCGATCTCGGTCCCGCATTGGCGAGCCGCCTGGCAAAGGCGGTGAGCGACAAGGGCTTCGGCGCCGACGTCAGCGACCACGACATCCGCGAGACCCTGCGCGGCGAGCTCCTCAAGGTCCTGCAGCCGATCGAGAAGCCGCTGCACGTCACCGACGATCACAAGCCCTTCGTCATCCTGGTCGCCGGCGTGAACGGCGGCGGCAAGACGACGACCATCGGCAAGCTCGCCAAGCGCTTCGCCGCCAACGGCGCCAAGGTGATGCTGGCGGCGGGCGACACCTTCCGCGCCGCGGCCATCGAGCAGCTCGCCGTCTGGGGGCAGCGCACCGGCGCACAGGTGGTCGCCAAGACGACCGGCGCCGACGCAGCCGGGCTCGCCTTCGAGGCGCTGGAGAAAGCCAAGGCCGACGGCACCGACGTGCTGCTGATCGACACGGCGGGGCGCCTGCAGAACAAGACGGGCCTGATGGCGGAGCTCGAGAAGATCGTGCGGGTGATCCGCAAGCTCGACCCCAGCGCGCCGCATGCGACGCTGCTGGTGCTTGATGCCACCACCGGGCAGAACGCGATCGGCCAGGTCGAGGCCTTCAAGGGCGTGGTACCGCTGACAGGGTTGATCATGACCAAGCTGGACGGAACCGCCAAGGGCGGCATCCTGGCGGCGCTGGCGCTGAAGTTCGGCCTGCCGGTCCACTATATCGGCGTGGGCGAAGGGGTCGACGACCTGCAGCCCTTCAACGCCGCCAATTTCGCCAAGGCACTCACGGGGGCAAGATGA
- the mtaB gene encoding tRNA (N(6)-L-threonylcarbamoyladenosine(37)-C(2))-methylthiotransferase MtaB yields the protein MSAHIVTFGCRLNAYESEAIRARAAEAGLRDAVIFNTCAVTAEAVRQSRQAIRRARRERPGARIVVTGCAAQSEPQTYAAMAEVDLVLGNAEKLQTPAYAGFGVAGSERVRVNDIMSVRETAGQMVDCFEGHTRAFLQVQNGCDHRCTFCIIPYGRGNSRSVPPGAVIDEARRLTAAGFPELVLTGVDLTAYGKDLPGAPSLGQLVRKILKLVPAVRRLRLSSIDSIEADAALWRAIAEEERLMPHFHLSAQSGDDMILKRMKRRHGRGDTIAFCERVRRHRPDAAFGADLIAGFPTENEAMFAQTLDLIDAAGLSSLHVFPFSARPGTPAARMPQLDRAVVKDRAARLRAKGEAATTARLASLEGTTQELLVERGGIGRTACFAPAQIAGAAHGTFVRVRVTGAAAGHLTVAA from the coding sequence GTGAGCGCTCACATCGTCACCTTCGGCTGCCGGCTGAACGCTTATGAATCCGAGGCGATCCGCGCGCGTGCGGCCGAGGCGGGCTTGCGCGACGCGGTGATCTTCAACACCTGTGCCGTGACGGCGGAGGCGGTGCGCCAGTCGCGCCAGGCGATCCGCCGGGCGCGGCGCGAGCGGCCTGGTGCGAGGATCGTCGTCACGGGTTGCGCGGCGCAGAGCGAGCCGCAGACCTATGCCGCGATGGCGGAGGTCGATCTCGTCCTCGGCAATGCGGAGAAGCTCCAGACCCCGGCCTATGCCGGTTTCGGCGTGGCCGGGTCCGAAAGGGTCCGGGTCAACGACATCATGTCGGTGCGCGAGACCGCCGGGCAGATGGTCGACTGCTTCGAGGGCCACACGCGGGCTTTCCTGCAGGTGCAGAACGGCTGCGACCACCGCTGCACCTTCTGCATCATCCCGTACGGCCGGGGCAATTCGCGCAGCGTGCCGCCCGGCGCCGTGATCGACGAGGCGCGGCGGCTGACGGCGGCGGGGTTTCCGGAGCTGGTGCTGACCGGCGTGGACCTCACGGCCTATGGCAAGGATCTGCCCGGCGCGCCGTCGCTGGGGCAGCTCGTGCGCAAGATATTGAAACTTGTGCCGGCGGTACGGCGGCTCAGACTGTCTTCCATCGACTCCATCGAAGCCGACGCCGCATTGTGGCGCGCCATCGCCGAAGAGGAGCGGCTGATGCCGCATTTCCATCTCTCGGCGCAGTCGGGCGACGACATGATCCTGAAGCGCATGAAACGGCGGCATGGGCGCGGCGACACGATCGCGTTTTGCGAGCGGGTGCGGCGCCATCGGCCGGACGCCGCGTTCGGTGCGGACCTCATCGCAGGCTTTCCGACCGAGAACGAGGCGATGTTCGCGCAGACCCTGGACCTGATCGATGCCGCGGGCCTCTCGAGCCTGCATGTCTTTCCGTTCAGCGCGCGTCCGGGCACGCCGGCGGCGCGCATGCCGCAGCTGGACCGTGCCGTCGTGAAAGACCGCGCGGCGCGGTTGCGTGCCAAGGGCGAGGCGGCGACGACCGCGAGGCTGGCTTCGCTCGAGGGTACGACGCAGGAATTGCTGGTCGAACGCGGCGGGATCGGGCGCACCGCCTGCTTCGCGCCGGCCCAGATCGCAGGCGCGGCGCATGGAACGTTCGTGCGGGTCCGCGTCACCGGCGCGGCAGCCGGGCATCTCACGGTGGCGGCATGA
- the dapF gene encoding diaminopimelate epimerase, with amino-acid sequence MTPFLKMHGLGNDFVVFDARKQELALDAAAARAVADRHFGIGCDQIIVIGPGRDGADAVMTIRNADGSEVEQCGNATRCVARLLMEESGADRVRIDTAGGTLLCSDAGGGQVTVDWGAPRLMWDDVPMAQPADTNQFQLNVDGATHLASALSVGNPHVVLFVDDAEAAPVAALGPRIETHPMFPARTNVEFVSVDGGKLRMRVWERGVGITNACGSGACAVAVAAHRRGLAGRKVEVVLDGGSLFIELRESDDHILMTGPSALAFKGDVDLKALAA; translated from the coding sequence ATGACGCCGTTCCTGAAAATGCACGGGCTGGGCAATGATTTCGTCGTCTTCGACGCGCGAAAGCAAGAGCTTGCGCTCGATGCGGCGGCCGCGCGCGCGGTCGCGGACCGCCATTTCGGGATCGGCTGCGATCAGATCATCGTGATCGGGCCCGGGCGGGACGGCGCGGACGCGGTGATGACCATCCGCAACGCCGACGGCAGCGAGGTGGAACAGTGCGGCAACGCCACGCGCTGCGTCGCGCGGCTGCTGATGGAGGAGAGCGGTGCCGACCGCGTACGGATCGATACCGCGGGCGGCACGTTGCTGTGCAGCGACGCGGGCGGCGGACAGGTCACGGTGGACTGGGGCGCCCCCAGGCTGATGTGGGACGACGTACCGATGGCCCAGCCGGCGGACACCAACCAGTTCCAGCTCAATGTCGACGGCGCCACGCATCTGGCGAGCGCGCTGTCGGTCGGCAATCCCCATGTCGTACTGTTCGTCGACGATGCCGAGGCTGCGCCGGTCGCGGCGCTGGGCCCACGGATCGAGACCCATCCGATGTTCCCCGCGCGGACCAATGTCGAGTTCGTGAGCGTGGACGGCGGGAAGCTGCGCATGCGGGTGTGGGAACGCGGCGTCGGGATCACCAACGCCTGCGGCAGCGGCGCCTGCGCGGTGGCCGTGGCGGCGCACCGGCGCGGACTGGCGGGCCGCAAGGTCGAAGTCGTGCTGGACGGCGGCTCGCTGTTCATCGAATTGCGCGAGAGCGACGACCATATCCTGATGACCGGTCCGTCGGCGCTGGCGTTCAAGGGCGATGTCGACCTGAAGGCACTGGCGGCGTGA
- a CDS encoding prolyl oligopeptidase family serine peptidase produces MKYGKWIAAMAVLAAVAARGADSVDDPYIWLEDVHGAKPLAWVADQNTRTRAVLQADPRYQADHDAVLKVLDATDRIPYGAIVRDSVFNFWQDAVNPKGVWRRTTVADYANSSPHWETVIDVDKLAADEHENWIWKGANCTPDLSRCLVQLSRDGGDAHVIREFDLKTKTFISGGFTLPHAKSDASWIDNDTVVFDTDFGPGTMTKSGYPRIVRLWHRGQPIDAAKTLLEGKPEDIAVQTLTLNGKHGVTALVVRGVTFFENEYHRINADGSLTKLDLPLSASIQGMTGDRILFTLRKAWETGGQTYPQGALLSMAASGGDIDVLYAPGPRATVEEVAPGRDVVYASIFENVTGAIHAFRRVDGKWRDDKLGLPPNGATHIVSTNDFGPEAMYTFESYLKPATLYLDEGDDKPRAIKSLPARFDSAGLVTEQFEAASSDGVKIPYFVTRPKTPAGPAPTILYGYGGFEISQTPAYSANFGMLWLAKGGIFVVANIRGGGEFGPAWHEAALFENRQKAFDDFAAVARDLVRRGLTTAPQLGIMGGSNGGLLVSTSMVQHPELFGAVVCQVPLIDMLRFTQIGAGQSWADEYGDPADPKAREWILKYSPYQNVKPGVKYPPVLFTTATSDDRVTPVHARKMAAKMESYGDDVLFFENTDGGHSAGANHKEAAEMWALSFVYLKQKLGLK; encoded by the coding sequence ATGAAGTATGGCAAATGGATCGCGGCCATGGCCGTGTTGGCGGCCGTCGCGGCCAGAGGAGCAGACAGCGTGGATGACCCCTATATCTGGCTTGAAGACGTGCATGGCGCCAAGCCGCTCGCCTGGGTGGCGGACCAGAACACCCGTACTCGCGCCGTCCTCCAGGCCGACCCGCGCTACCAGGCCGACCACGATGCGGTCCTGAAGGTCCTCGACGCCACCGACCGCATTCCCTATGGCGCGATCGTCCGGGACAGCGTGTTCAATTTCTGGCAGGACGCGGTCAATCCCAAAGGCGTCTGGCGCCGCACCACGGTCGCCGACTACGCGAACAGCAGCCCGCATTGGGAAACGGTCATCGACGTCGACAAGCTCGCCGCCGACGAGCATGAGAACTGGATCTGGAAAGGCGCGAACTGCACCCCGGACCTCAGCCGCTGCCTCGTCCAGCTCTCGCGCGATGGCGGCGACGCGCACGTCATCCGGGAATTCGACCTCAAGACGAAGACTTTCATAAGCGGCGGCTTCACCCTGCCGCATGCCAAGTCCGATGCGAGCTGGATCGACAACGACACGGTGGTCTTCGACACCGATTTCGGTCCCGGCACGATGACCAAGTCGGGCTATCCGCGGATCGTCAGGCTCTGGCATCGCGGCCAGCCGATCGACGCGGCCAAGACGCTGCTGGAGGGCAAGCCGGAGGATATCGCGGTCCAGACGCTGACGCTCAACGGCAAGCACGGCGTCACCGCCCTCGTCGTGCGCGGCGTGACGTTCTTCGAGAACGAATATCATCGCATCAATGCCGACGGCTCACTGACGAAGCTCGACCTGCCGCTCTCGGCCAGCATCCAGGGCATGACCGGCGACCGTATTCTCTTCACCTTGCGCAAGGCATGGGAGACCGGCGGCCAGACCTATCCGCAGGGGGCGCTGCTCTCCATGGCGGCGTCGGGCGGCGACATCGACGTGCTCTATGCGCCGGGCCCGCGCGCCACGGTGGAAGAGGTCGCGCCCGGCCGCGACGTGGTTTATGCCTCGATCTTCGAGAACGTCACCGGCGCCATCCATGCCTTTCGCCGCGTCGACGGCAAATGGCGCGACGACAAGCTCGGCCTGCCGCCCAACGGCGCGACGCATATCGTCTCGACCAATGATTTCGGTCCCGAGGCGATGTATACGTTCGAGAGCTATCTGAAACCCGCGACGCTCTATCTCGACGAGGGCGACGACAAGCCGCGCGCGATCAAGTCATTGCCGGCGCGCTTCGACTCGGCCGGCTTGGTGACCGAGCAATTCGAGGCCGCCTCTTCCGACGGCGTGAAGATTCCGTATTTCGTGACGCGTCCGAAGACGCCCGCCGGTCCGGCGCCGACGATCCTCTACGGCTATGGCGGTTTCGAGATTTCCCAGACGCCGGCCTATTCGGCGAATTTCGGCATGCTGTGGCTAGCCAAGGGCGGCATCTTCGTCGTCGCGAACATCCGCGGCGGCGGCGAGTTCGGCCCCGCCTGGCACGAAGCCGCGCTGTTCGAGAACCGTCAGAAAGCGTTCGACGATTTCGCCGCCGTGGCGCGCGATCTCGTCCGGCGCGGCCTCACCACCGCGCCGCAGCTCGGCATCATGGGCGGCTCGAATGGCGGTCTGCTGGTCTCCACCTCGATGGTGCAGCATCCCGAACTGTTCGGCGCGGTGGTCTGCCAGGTGCCCCTGATCGACATGCTGCGCTTCACCCAGATCGGCGCCGGCCAGTCCTGGGCCGACGAATACGGCGATCCCGCCGATCCGAAGGCGCGGGAATGGATCCTCAAATACTCGCCCTACCAGAACGTGAAGCCGGGCGTGAAATATCCGCCGGTGCTGTTCACCACCGCGACCAGCGACGACCGCGTCACGCCCGTGCATGCGCGCAAGATGGCCGCGAAGATGGAGAGCTATGGCGACGACGTGCTGTTCTTCGAGAACACCGACGGCGGCCACTCCGCCGGCGCCAACCACAAAGAGGCGGCCGAGATGTGGGCGTTGAGCTTCGTGTATCTGAAGCAGAAGCTGGGATTGAAATAA